The DNA sequence TCGCATTGCCGACATCGATCTGGTGGCCGACGTGCTGGCGCGAGACTTCGACCTCGATGCCGTGCCGTTCCAGGTAGAGCGCGATATCGGCGCCGGGTTCTTCGCCGTGCGCGTCCGGGCCGACCTCGGGATTGAATACGTTGACCTGTACCAGCCTTGCGTTGCGCAGCAGCGGAATGGCGCCGGAGACGGCGCGCGCCGCTTCCAGGCTGCCGTCCCAGGCCACCATCACCCTCTTGCCGATGGCGCCGGCCTTCCATGCATATGGCACCAGCAGCAGCGGCCGGCCGCTATGCATCAGCACGTATTCGACCATGTCGGCACGTTGCGCCGGCGGCATTTCGTCCGGATCCGGCTGACCGACGACCAAGAGGTCGCTGTAGCGCGCCTGCAGACACAGGGCGATGCCGGCTTCGTCCTCGATCACGCGCTTTTCGAAAAACGGCACCCCGGCCTTGTCGGCCGCCGCCTCGAAGGCTGCAAGATTGGTCGCGCACTGTTCCTTCATGAAGTCGCGGTAAATGTTCAACCCGGCCGCGCCGGCGCCGAGCAGGTCGGCCATGTAGTAGTTGTCGGCCGGGCCGCTGCACGCCACGCCGACGAGATGTGCGCCGGCGTCGCGCGCGACCTGGGCCGCGACGTTGATGCGGTCGATCAGATGCTGTGATTCGTTGACATGAACGGCGACGATGCGATAAGTCATGTGGGTTCTCCCTGTGTGGGTAAAAGCGCCGCGCACCGCCGGCACTGCAAGGATGGCGCTGGCTGGTGCGACGCGAGCGGCCCATGGTAAGACGCCGGTCAGGAAAATTGCATGACTCAAGTCAATGAATTCCGGCACGCACACACAGGGGATTTTTTGATCTTGGTCATTTAAATCGCTGGGCATTGACCATAGTATTTTTTTAATAACTATTTGCAACACGGCGCGCAACGGCCGGAGGGAGGTGTCACATGGTTCATGGGTACAGCACAATCGGTGTCTACGTCGACGATTCGCCCCAGGCGCAGTCGCGCATCGCGCTGGCCGCGCACTATGCGGTGGGCTGCGGCGCCCATCTGGTGGGCGTGGCGGCAACCGGTTTGCCGGCGTATTTCCACCTCGGCGGATTGACAGGTGTCGCAGCGGCGGCGGCGCCGGCCTACCTGGATCAGCTCAAGGAGCAGGCGTACGCCGCGCTGGGGCGGTTCGCGCGCGCCGCCGGCCGAGCCGGCGTGCAGTCGTTCGAAAAACGCGTGATCGAGGACGATGCGGGGGCGGCGCTTTGCCTGCAGGCGCGCTACAGTGATCTGCTGGTCATCGGTCAGCATGACCTCTCCGACTCCCTGCGGGGGCAGACGCTGACGGAATACGTGATGATGAACTCGGCTTGCCCGGTGCTGATCGTGCCCGCTGAGGGGACATTTACTCTGGACGCGCCGCGCGTGCTGCTCGCCTGGGACGGCGGCATGCAGGCCGCGCGCACGGTGCATGCCGCCATTCCCCTGCTGCGGCAGGCCGCCCAAGTCCAGGTCGCGATATTCGACGCGGAAATCGGACCGCAGGCGCATGGCGAGGAGCCGGGCGCCGACATCGCGCTGTTCCTGGCCCGCCACGGCGTCAAGGTCGAGGTAAGCCTGCTGTCCTCGGCGGGCGATGTCGGCGGCGCACTGCTGGCGCATACCGCCTATTTCGGCGCCGACCTGATCGTGATGGGCGGCTATGGCCATGCGCGCTTTCGCGAAGTGCTGCTGGGCGGCGTCACGCGCGCGGTGCTCGACGCAATGACAGTGCCGGTGCTGATGTCGCATTAATTCCGCACGACGTGTCGCGCCGGCTGGCGCAGCCACAAACAAGGAGAACAAGAGATGGACAAGCCACGGGTGGACATGGGGGCGGCGCTGCCGGCCAAGGCGGCGCTGGTGCCTGGCGCGGCGCCGGATATCGAACCGCCGGAAACGATCGACCGCGTGTTGCATGCCGCGTACGGGCGTGCCACCCTCGGCATTTCGCCTGCCAGCCTGGCACTGGCTTACACCGATTGGGCGCTGCACCTGGCGCAGTCGCCGGGGAAATGGCAAAAGCTGGTGGAGAAGGCCTGGCGCAAGTCGCTGCGCCTGAGCCGCTATGTCCAGCGCAGGATGAGCGGTGAGCAGTGCGAATCGTGCATCGAGCCGCTGTTCCAGGATCGCCGCTTCCGCGATCAGAAATGGCAGCAATGGCCGTTCGACCTGATCCACCAGGGTTTTCTGCTGAACCAGCAGTGGTGGCACAACGTTACCACCGGCATCGGAGGCGTGTCGCGGCACCACGAGCAGGTGGTGTCGTTCGTGGCGCGCCAGCTGCTCGACATGGCATCGCCCGTCAATTTCATCGCCACCAATCCGGAAGCGCTGGACGTGACAATGCGCGAAGGCGGGCAAAACCTGGTGCGCGGCGCGATGAATTTTCTGGAGGATATGGAGCGCGGCGTCGGCGGCAAGCCGCCGGTTGGTACGGAAAACTTCCAGGTCGGGCGTGATGTGGCCGTCACACCCGGCACGGTGGTATTGCGCAATCGCCTGATCGAGCTGATCCAGTACGCGCCGAAAACGAAGAACGTCCATGCCGAGCCGATCCTGATCGTGCCGGCCTGGATCATGAAGTACTACATCCTCGATCTGTCGCCGCACAACTCGCTGGTGAATTTCCTGGTGAACCAGGGACACACGGTATTCATGATCTCCTGGCACAACCCCGGCGCGGACGACAGCGGCCTCGGCCTGGAGGATTACCTGCGGCTGGGCGTGCTCGATGCGCTCGACGCGGTGAGCGCCATCGCGCCGGGTCGCAAGGTGAACGCGGCCGGCTACTGCCTGGGCGGCACGCTGCTGGCGATCGCCGCGGCCTACCTGGCGCAGCGCGGGGACGAGCGCCTGAACTCCATGTCGCTGCTGGCCGCGCAGACCGATTTCACCGAAGCCGGCGAGCTGACGCTGTTTATCGACGACAGCCAGTTGAACTACCTGGAAGACATCATGTGGAACCAGGGTTGTCTCGACACCCGGCAGATGGCCGGCGCTTTCCAGCTGCTGCGCTCGAACGACCTGATCTGGTCGCGCATGGTGCAGCAATACCTGCTCGGGAAGCGCGAGCCGATGACCGACATGATGGCCTGGAACGCGGACGCCACCCGCATGCCCTACCGCATGCACAGCGAATACCTGCGCAAGCTGTTTCTGAACAATGACCTGTTCGAGGGACGATTCCGGGTCAACGGCAAGCCTCTCGCGCTGGCCGACATCCGCGTGCCGCTGTTTGCGGTCGGCACCGAGTCCGACCACGTCGCGCCGTGGCGTTCGGTCTACAAGATCAACCTGGCGGCCGACACCGACATCACGTTTGCCCTCACCAGCGCCGGGCACAACGCCGGCATTGTCAGCGAACCGGGCAAGCTCGGGCGGCGCTATCGCGTGTCGCACCGTCGGCGCGGCGAGAATTACGTCGATCCGGACACCTGGTATCTCGCCACGCCGAGCATCGACGGTTCCTGGTGGCTGGCGTGGGCCGAGTGGCTGGCGCAGCGCTCCGCCGGCAAGTCCGCCCCGCCGCCAGTCGGTGCGAAGGCCTATCCGGCGTCGGGTGCGGCGCCGGGGACCTACGTATTCGAACGCTGATGCGCCGGGAAAAACAGCTAGCCTACAGCCACGCCGCCCGATAGTCGCGCGCGTACTGCGCAAAGCCGATCGGCGCGCGGCCGGTGATCCTTTCCACCGCGTCGGTGCGGCGCTCGGCCGCGCCTTGCTTCAGGAAGCCAAGAATCATGACCAGGAATTCCGCGTAATCGGCGGGCACGCCGGCCTGGAGCAAGCCGTCGAGCATGGCTTGCGGCGTGATGTCCTGGAATCGGATCTGCTTGCCCGTGGCCTGGCTGATCAGCTCGGCGGCCTCGGCATGGGTGAGCGACTCGCCGCCGGTGAGGTCGAAATCCTGGTTGTCGAACCGGCCGGAGTCCAGCAGCTCCGCTGCGACTGCCGCGATATCGCGCGCATCGATGAAGCTCGCCTTGGCGTCGCCCACCGGCAGGAATACCGTACCGGCTTGCAGGATGCCATGCAGCCAGAAGGTGTTGAAATTCTGCATGAACCAGTTGGGGCGGATGATGTTATAGCGCAGCCCCGAGCGTTCCAGCCTGATTTCCGCCTGGCGCAACGGCGCGGCCTCGACCGCGTTGGCGCCCATCGCTGTCATCAGCACGACTTTCTGCAACTGCTTTTCCCTGGCCTTGTCGATCAGCGGGCCGAGCAGTTCATGCTGATTGGTGTAGCCCGGCGGGCACAGGAAAAAAGCCTTGTCGATTCCCTGGAACGCCTGTTCGAGCCCCGCGCCGGTCGCCAGGTTCACATGCACCTGATCCGGCTGCAGCTGCGTCTTGCTGGTGGCGCGCACTACCTCATGTCCCTTGGCGCGCAGCTTGTTGACCAGCTCCGAACCGACCATGCCGCTGGCGCCGACCACTAAAACCTTGCTCATGATTTACCTCCGTAAAAATTTCAGGCGTCCAGATTAACTGTGAATTTAAATGGTTTTAATGGTTAAAAGTCGATTTTTAATGTCTGAAAATCCAAATTGGAAAAGATAATGCCGGCATTCGCCTATAATGCGGCCATGGATCTTCTCGCCGATGTCTTGCGTCAGGCCGGGCTGCAAACCCGGATTCTCCAGCAGCGCGTTTTTGCGGCGCCCGCGGCGCTGGCCTTCCCATGCGAAAAAAGCTTCGGCTTTCATGTCGTCACCCAGGGGCAGGCGTTCATTCACACGCCCGAGCACGAGGCGCCGCTGGCGCTGGGCAGCGGCGACGTGGCATTGATGGCGCGCGGCTGCAACCACGTCGTCTCCACGCAGGAAAAGCTGCCGCCCACGGTTTTGCGCATGGCGGACGCGGCGCTGCCCGCTTTGCCTGAGGGCGGCAAGCCGCTGCTGACCATCGTCAGCGGCGCCTACCAGGTCTGGAATACCCCGGTCCATCCCTTTTTCGATGAAATGCCGCGCTGGTATGTGCTGCGCGCGCACGACATCGAACGCTTCGACCAGGTGGAGTTGGCCATCAGCATGCTGGCCGCAGAAACGGCCAGGCATGAAGTCGGTTCGGAGACGGTGACGCAGGCGCTGCTCGACATTCTCTTCACGCAGATCATCCGCAAGATCATCGCCCAGCGCCATGCGACGCCGCGCAGCTGGAGTCATGCGCTGCAGAATGCGCCGATCAGGTCGGCGCTCGAACTGATGCACGGCGATTGCGGCCGCGACTGGACCCTCGACGAACTGGCGCGGCGCGTGGGCCTGTCGCGCGCCGGCTTCGCGCAGAAATTCAAGCATGCGCTGGGCACGCCGCCGCTGCAGTACCTGACCACCGTGCGGGTGCAGAAAGCGATGGATCTGCTGTCGAACACGTCCGACAAGATGGAGACCGTGTCGCAGGCGGTCGGCTACAAGGATGCGTTCAGCTTTTCAAAGGCATTCAAGAAAGTCGCCGGCATCCCGCCCAAGGAATTCCGCGCGCGCGACCGCCAGGACAAGGCGCTGGACTGGCGTTTTTCGTAGCCCCTAGCGCATCTGGAACAGCTCCTGATGAAAGTCGGCCTGCCGCAGGCCGCTGCCGACGAAATCCTTGCGCAGTGCGCTGCCGAACCCCGCCGGGCCGCAGAACCAGATGCTGGCCTGACGCCAGTCGGGCACGGCGGCGCGGATGGTGGCCGCGTCCAGCACGCCGTCGCGCGGGCTGCGCAGCAGGTGCAGGCGTACCCCGGCCGCGCGTGCGTCGGCGGTGAGTTTGTCGATCGCGGACTGGTCGAAGTCCGAGGTTGGATGGAACAGGTCGATAGCATGATGCGCGCGCCGCTGCGCCAGTTGCTTCATGCGCGCGACAAACGGCGTGATCCCGATGCCGGCGCCGATCCAGATCTGGCGCGCATGGCGGTCGTGGAAATCGAAGCGGCCGTAGGGCCCTTCCACGCTCACCGCGTCGCCCTCCTTCAGCTGTTCGCGCAGCGTGCTGGTATGGTCGCCGAGCGCCTTGATGATGAAGACGATGCGGCGCGCGGTGGCATCCCAGGCCGAGGCGATCGTGTAGGGATGCGCGCCTTCCTTCGCGTCGAAGGTGACGAAGGCAAACTGCCCGGCGGCGTGGCCCGGCCAGCCCTCCTGCAGGCGCACGGCGGCTTCGATGGCGCGCAGATCCGGATAGGCGGTGACTGCCTCGACCGTGCCCAGCGTCTTGCGATGCGCGCCCACGCGCCCCGACAGCACGAGCGCGGCGGAGACCGTGCCGGCCAGCAGCAGCGTCGCCATGACCCATCCCAGCGGCTGCGGCCAGTCGCTGAACTTGAGGAGCACGGCGGCGTGATACGCCAGTACCAGATAGACGGCCGCGATCCAGCGATGGGTCTTGGCGAAGAGACGGTACGGGAAGCGCTTGATCAGTGCCAGCGCGATCAGGATGACGGTTGCATAAAACGCCCACTCGCCGACGCTCTCGGCCAGGCCGCGCTGGCTGCGCAGCCAGCCCTCGACCAGCCCCAGCTCGACGTCGGTGATGCGCTTGCGCTGCGGCCGCGCCAGCCAGCCCCAGCGCACCATCCACTTGGTTCCCTGCGCCCACCACCAGTGGACGATGGCAAGCGCCAGCCCCGCAATGCCGAGCCACTTGTGCAAGCGGTACATCTTGTCCAGCCCGCCCCAGCGCCGCTCCAGCCATGCCGGGCGGGTGGCGATGAGCATCGCTACGCTCATGACGCCGATGCCCAGCACGCCGCTGTATTGCATGAACACGTTGCGGAACGAAAAATAGGTGAAGGGAGAGGGAAGGAACGAGTCGGCCAGCAGCCATAAAATGCTGAGGGCTAGCAGCAATCCCCAAAAAGGGCGCTTGATGTGATGCATGTCAGAGGTCGAGGCAGAGAAAAAGGGGGGGGCGGGCAGCGCGATCCGGGTCGATCGCTGTTTGCCGCTATTAAAGCCTGCGACTGTGTCCGGTATATTTCGTCAACTCGCCGAAATGTAGGAAATTGTATCGACACCGTCATTGAGACTGCTGCGCGCGATTGCTTCGAAGGCGCATCCATTGACATAATGGATGCTCAGCTTGGATAGTCATTTCACCGCGCGGGCGGACAGTTCATTGCGCCGATGATTCGGCATGATTGGAAAACAAGACATGAATACCTCGATCACCTGTTTGCTGCTGGCGGCATCGTTGTGCGCCGGAACTACTTATGCGGCCGAGCCAGACGCGGCCGCGCGCGAATCCGAAGTGCAAAAGGAAGTGCAAAAGGATATCGACGCGATCGTGGCGAATTGCGAAAAAAAGAAGCTGCCTACCGAGCAAGAAATCGAGTGCATCGAGCAAGGCTATCTGCAATTCATGGGAGAAACACCCGAATCCGGTTCGTGACGGGCAGGTGAAGCCGCCGGCGTTCGCAAACCCGCGCTTAACAAAACAGCAGGGCGATCATGGCCGCATCGTCGGCCAGCAGCAGCGCGCCATGGACAAGCGCCATCAGGGCGAATGCTTGAATCGTGGAGCAGGCTTGGCGGAACATGCGCATGAAGGAAAATGGCGGACCTCGCATGTTACCGCGCGCGGCGCCGTAGCGGAAATACAAAAAAGCCCGCTAGCCTTGCGGTAGCGGGCGAAGTCTTCTTTGGCATCAGCAGGGAGATGGCTGATGCAGCTACCTTACCTGACCGTCCCGCCGTGGCGCAGTCTTATTACATTCGATTACCCGGAATACAGTCGGATACAAGTTATTGGTGCCGTGCAGGCGTTCTGATGGATTGTTGCACGGCGCATCACCGCAGTTCCTTGCCTAAGGTGTCGCCCTTGTGCGGGCAGCCAAGTCCGGCAATCATAAAAATGTGCGAAGAACGCAGCTTTTAGCTGGTAATTGCCGATTAATTGCATTGTGGAAAGCAATCTGTTGATGTTGCTCAATAGATTTCTGTGACGCAACACATTTTCACCATTTGTCTATATGCCGTTTGGATTCCGTTGATTTTGCTCAATTTCCTTTAATGCGAAGTCAACATCCATCGTGTACTCTGAACAAAGAGTTGGTTATCAGCGGAAGCCGATGGAGACGCAAAAGTACCGGCCGGGACAAGGCCGGTTTGCGTGCACCGCGAATGCGGCTGCAGCGTGCGGAACATGCGTCCCGCACGCCGTTTCTGACGAAACGGAGGACGGCATATGCAGACGAACGGCTATTCCATCGTGGCGTTGTCCAGCGAACAGCAGAATGCGCGCAGCATTCTCGGCAAGCTGGTGCAATGCCTGCATAACAGCGCGTGGACTTCGGACGAGGGCATCGATCTGGATTGGCTTGAAGCGGCATTTCACAAGCTCGTGATGATCGACCGCTATTGCCACGCGCGCAAAATCGAACGCTACGTGATTCCCGCCATCCGCAACGCCTCCACCGATACCGACGCCTTGCTCGAGAAGCTCGATGCATTGAACGTGGAGGCATTGCGCATCCTGCGCTTTGCATATGAACGGATGCAATGCGCGATGGAGGGCGGCGACGTCGATCTGGAGATGCTGATCGCGACCATGGAAGTATATTGCCTGCGGATGCTGGAACGCCTCGCCCTCGAAGAGGAGGAACTGTTTCCGGTCGCCAGCCGCATGCTGTCGAACGAGGAATGGTTCCGGCTGGCGGCGCGCTGCCTGTCGGATGCGGGCGCGCGACACGACGCATGCCGGCAATCCTGTTCAGCGGGCGGGCGCGCGCATGGACGTCGCCGGTATTACTACGTGCATTGATGCGCTCGGCGCATCGTGTTTCAACCCGGCCGATCCCGCCGGACGGGCTGAGCAGAAAAATATGTTTGGACCCATGAAGAAAATTGAAGAACAGGGAATGTTGACCAAGACTTATACAACGGTGGCGCTATCGCATGAACAGAAAAACGCACGCCAGGTTTTATCGAAGTTGACGGCCACGCTGCAAGAAGCAAAACGCGCTTCGGCCGATGCACGCAGCGCGGCGTCGGCATTGCGCCAATTTGCCGACGCCAACCGTTTCTATCAGGGGCGTGCGCTGGAACAGCATGTCATTCCCGCCATCCGCGCCAGCATCGCGGAAGCGAATACGCTGCTGGCCGAACTGGAAGTGCTGGCCGCCGGTTCGGAGCGGATCCTGCAGCGCGCGAACGAGCAGCTGCAGGGCGGCAGGCCGCCGGCAGAGCAATCGGTATTCTCCGCAATGGAACAGTATTGCAGTCATCTCACTGAACGCCTCGGTAAGGAAGAAAGCGAACTGATCCCGCTGGCGTTCCGCTCGCTGACGCCGGAAGAGTGGTTTGCGATCGCCGTCAAATGCCTTCCGGAGGAAGACCGGTACGGCAAGAAGGCTGCCTAGCCGTTCCGGACGGCGCCACGGGCGGTATAAATTACCGCCCGCGCCACCTCTGTTCTGCGTAATAGTGCGCGTCGCATGCCCATACATCCTGCCTGCCCGTAGCGTCGTCCTCGGGCATAGCTTTCGCTTCCCTTGTCCTCCTGTCCGTTTGCTGCCACAAGCCTTAATCTGTAGAAAGGACGGATTTCCTTGCTTGTGCGCGGCTGATGCAATGCGCGGCGCGCATGCATTTCGATCAAGACGAGGAGAGCAAGCATGGCAACCATTCAGCAATCGATCGATATCCGTGTCCCGATCCACGCGGTCTACAACCGGCTCGCCCGGTTCGAGGACTATCCGCAGTTTATGGATGAAGTCAAAGGCATCCGGCGGCTCGACGACACCCACCTGCACTGGACCACCATCATGGCGAACCGCCCGGTGGAGTGGGATGCCGAAATCACGGAGCAGGAAACCGACCGCTGCATCGCCTGGCACAACACCAGCGGCCCGACCGGCGACGGCAGGGTAGAGCTGCAGGCTGTCGGACAGGATGCCGCGCGCGTCACCTTTACGCTGCATAGCGAGCCGGAGCAAGTGCCCGGTTCGCTGGCCGGCAACAGCGAACAGGCGCTGGCGCTGCAGCTCAAGCTGGACATGGCGCGTCTGAAGGATTTCATCGAAGCGCAGGAATCGCCCGCCGTCATGCCTGCCATGCCGAGCCGCGCAAGCGGGCTCAGTGCGGGGCAGCGGGAAGGCGTGGCCGAATCGACGCCGGGCGAGCGCGGCAGGCCGCGCAACGCACCCGTGCCGACGTCGAGCTATGCGGCCGGCTCGGAAGGCTTCAGCGGCGAGGAAGAGCCCGGGCAGCCGGTGGCATCATCCGTGCGCGCGGCGGCCGGGCAGCGCAACGACCCGGCGTCCGCCGCGCAAACCATGCAGCAAAAGGAGATTGTCATGCAGAGAATTTCGGAAGTGATGACGCGCGACATCCGTTTCGTGTCGCCGCAGGAGAGCCTGCAACGCGCCGCGCAACTGATGGATGAATTGAACGTCGGGGCGCTGCCAGTATGCGACGGCGAGCGGCTGGTCGGCATGGTGACCGACCGCGACATCACCGTGCGGGCGACCGCTGCAGGCAGGGCGCCCGGCGACACCCATGTCGACGAAGTGATGAGCACCGATGTGCGTTGGTGCTTCGAGGATCAGCCGCTGGATGATGTGATGCGGCAAATGGCCGACACGCAGATCCGCCGCGTGCCGGTGGTATCGCACGACGATGAACACAAGCTGGTCGGCATCGTGTCGCTGGGCGACGTGGTGACCAAGGCTGGCGGGCGCGGGCAGAAGCAGGAGGCGCAGCAGACCATGGAAAAAATTTCCACACCTTCGGAGCCCGACCGCGCGCAGCGGCAACCGGCGAAAGCGGCAGCGAATGCAACGCCCGCAACATCTACCACATTGAAATCGCGCATCTCCAGTGCCACCGGCTCCGATACCGGGACTGCCACCGGGTTGGCCGGCTCCGACATGCTCGACACTGGCGGCAACGAGGCGAGTGCGGAAATCGGCAGCCCGATGGCGACTGACATGGCAACCGATACCGGAGCCACAGGCGCGACCGGCACCGCCGGAGGCAGGCAAGCTGCGCGGGAAGCCGGCGGTCCGCAGCCGGGAACGGCGGGGACCGGCAATAACGCGCTCGGTTCGGCCGGCAGGGCGGGAACCGTATCCAATGTCGCTGCGCCGACTGACAGCGCGGGACGCGCGAGCGGCAAGGGATCAAAGAGCCAGAAGTAACATGACAAGCGTTCCTGCCACGGGAGCGCCTCGTGCATGATCTGCGGCGCCTGGACGACGGGCGCCGTAGCCAATCCCACAATTGATGTCTTGGCAGGCCACGCAGCGGCTTCGCCTCAGGCACAGCATTTTTCTTGTAACACGTCCGCCGATATTTCCCTCCGATTTTCGCTTCCAGGAAACTTCCTGTAAGCAATCTTGTCTTTCCCACGGTTAATTTGTTCCGCAGTTTTGCAATTTGATACCGGCCTCCGGTGGCCATCATGCGCCATGGCGCAGAAGGGGATACCGGATCGGGCCAAGGCGTCAGGACTGCGGGTTTCTCCATCGTTTTTGAAATTTGACATGAAACTATCCACACTCCTCGCCGTCGTTCCGTTCCTGCTCGCCGCCTGCGGCGGCGGAGGCAGCAGCCCAGAGCAGGCCAGCGCGACGCAGCCGGCCGCCACGGCCATGTCTGCGGAGCCGAGCGCCCCGGCTCCTGCGCAAGCCGCTGCCACGTCTACGGACGCCAGTCAGAGCACAGCGACGCAAACCGCGTCCGCGCAGCCTGCGACGTCGAGCACGTCTACGCAAACCACCCCGACACCGGCGGCCACCGCCACTCCGTCCACGCCGACCACGACCAATCCAACGCCCGCATCGGGCGCGCCGGTGCTGGTCGAGTACTACGGCGATTCAATCATCTGGGGATGGCTGCCGAACAATGACTGGGTGCGCGTCGACCAGCCGGAACCGGCCGTGGTCGGTGCCGACACCGGCCTGAACGTGCAAAACA is a window from the Noviherbaspirillum sp. UKPF54 genome containing:
- a CDS encoding universal stress protein, which codes for MTYRIVAVHVNESQHLIDRINVAAQVARDAGAHLVGVACSGPADNYYMADLLGAGAAGLNIYRDFMKEQCATNLAAFEAAADKAGVPFFEKRVIEDEAGIALCLQARYSDLLVVGQPDPDEMPPAQRADMVEYVLMHSGRPLLLVPYAWKAGAIGKRVMVAWDGSLEAARAVSGAIPLLRNARLVQVNVFNPEVGPDAHGEEPGADIALYLERHGIEVEVSRQHVGHQIDVGNAMLSHAADIGADLIVMGGYGHARFREVLMGGVTQTILRSMTVPVLMSH
- a CDS encoding universal stress protein yields the protein MVHGYSTIGVYVDDSPQAQSRIALAAHYAVGCGAHLVGVAATGLPAYFHLGGLTGVAAAAAPAYLDQLKEQAYAALGRFARAAGRAGVQSFEKRVIEDDAGAALCLQARYSDLLVIGQHDLSDSLRGQTLTEYVMMNSACPVLIVPAEGTFTLDAPRVLLAWDGGMQAARTVHAAIPLLRQAAQVQVAIFDAEIGPQAHGEEPGADIALFLARHGVKVEVSLLSSAGDVGGALLAHTAYFGADLIVMGGYGHARFREVLLGGVTRAVLDAMTVPVLMSH
- a CDS encoding alpha/beta hydrolase → MDKPRVDMGAALPAKAALVPGAAPDIEPPETIDRVLHAAYGRATLGISPASLALAYTDWALHLAQSPGKWQKLVEKAWRKSLRLSRYVQRRMSGEQCESCIEPLFQDRRFRDQKWQQWPFDLIHQGFLLNQQWWHNVTTGIGGVSRHHEQVVSFVARQLLDMASPVNFIATNPEALDVTMREGGQNLVRGAMNFLEDMERGVGGKPPVGTENFQVGRDVAVTPGTVVLRNRLIELIQYAPKTKNVHAEPILIVPAWIMKYYILDLSPHNSLVNFLVNQGHTVFMISWHNPGADDSGLGLEDYLRLGVLDALDAVSAIAPGRKVNAAGYCLGGTLLAIAAAYLAQRGDERLNSMSLLAAQTDFTEAGELTLFIDDSQLNYLEDIMWNQGCLDTRQMAGAFQLLRSNDLIWSRMVQQYLLGKREPMTDMMAWNADATRMPYRMHSEYLRKLFLNNDLFEGRFRVNGKPLALADIRVPLFAVGTESDHVAPWRSVYKINLAADTDITFALTSAGHNAGIVSEPGKLGRRYRVSHRRRGENYVDPDTWYLATPSIDGSWWLAWAEWLAQRSAGKSAPPPVGAKAYPASGAAPGTYVFER
- a CDS encoding NAD(P)H-binding protein, with the translated sequence MSKVLVVGASGMVGSELVNKLRAKGHEVVRATSKTQLQPDQVHVNLATGAGLEQAFQGIDKAFFLCPPGYTNQHELLGPLIDKAREKQLQKVVLMTAMGANAVEAAPLRQAEIRLERSGLRYNIIRPNWFMQNFNTFWLHGILQAGTVFLPVGDAKASFIDARDIAAVAAELLDSGRFDNQDFDLTGGESLTHAEAAELISQATGKQIRFQDITPQAMLDGLLQAGVPADYAEFLVMILGFLKQGAAERRTDAVERITGRAPIGFAQYARDYRAAWL
- a CDS encoding AraC family transcriptional regulator, with protein sequence MPAFAYNAAMDLLADVLRQAGLQTRILQQRVFAAPAALAFPCEKSFGFHVVTQGQAFIHTPEHEAPLALGSGDVALMARGCNHVVSTQEKLPPTVLRMADAALPALPEGGKPLLTIVSGAYQVWNTPVHPFFDEMPRWYVLRAHDIERFDQVELAISMLAAETARHEVGSETVTQALLDILFTQIIRKIIAQRHATPRSWSHALQNAPIRSALELMHGDCGRDWTLDELARRVGLSRAGFAQKFKHALGTPPLQYLTTVRVQKAMDLLSNTSDKMETVSQAVGYKDAFSFSKAFKKVAGIPPKEFRARDRQDKALDWRFS
- a CDS encoding ferric reductase-like transmembrane domain-containing protein, encoding MHHIKRPFWGLLLALSILWLLADSFLPSPFTYFSFRNVFMQYSGVLGIGVMSVAMLIATRPAWLERRWGGLDKMYRLHKWLGIAGLALAIVHWWWAQGTKWMVRWGWLARPQRKRITDVELGLVEGWLRSQRGLAESVGEWAFYATVILIALALIKRFPYRLFAKTHRWIAAVYLVLAYHAAVLLKFSDWPQPLGWVMATLLLAGTVSAALVLSGRVGAHRKTLGTVEAVTAYPDLRAIEAAVRLQEGWPGHAAGQFAFVTFDAKEGAHPYTIASAWDATARRIVFIIKALGDHTSTLREQLKEGDAVSVEGPYGRFDFHDRHARQIWIGAGIGITPFVARMKQLAQRRAHHAIDLFHPTSDFDQSAIDKLTADARAAGVRLHLLRSPRDGVLDAATIRAAVPDWRQASIWFCGPAGFGSALRKDFVGSGLRQADFHQELFQMR
- a CDS encoding CBS domain-containing protein; amino-acid sequence: MATIQQSIDIRVPIHAVYNRLARFEDYPQFMDEVKGIRRLDDTHLHWTTIMANRPVEWDAEITEQETDRCIAWHNTSGPTGDGRVELQAVGQDAARVTFTLHSEPEQVPGSLAGNSEQALALQLKLDMARLKDFIEAQESPAVMPAMPSRASGLSAGQREGVAESTPGERGRPRNAPVPTSSYAAGSEGFSGEEEPGQPVASSVRAAAGQRNDPASAAQTMQQKEIVMQRISEVMTRDIRFVSPQESLQRAAQLMDELNVGALPVCDGERLVGMVTDRDITVRATAAGRAPGDTHVDEVMSTDVRWCFEDQPLDDVMRQMADTQIRRVPVVSHDDEHKLVGIVSLGDVVTKAGGRGQKQEAQQTMEKISTPSEPDRAQRQPAKAAANATPATSTTLKSRISSATGSDTGTATGLAGSDMLDTGGNEASAEIGSPMATDMATDTGATGATGTAGGRQAAREAGGPQPGTAGTGNNALGSAGRAGTVSNVAAPTDSAGRASGKGSKSQK